A single region of the Polyodon spathula isolate WHYD16114869_AA chromosome 5, ASM1765450v1, whole genome shotgun sequence genome encodes:
- the mrpl57 gene encoding ribosomal protein 63, mitochondrial has translation MFLTVALFKKGIPGKQWIGKYRRPRQVTWQMKRNMIERLEIEAANEYWLSRPYMTREQEQGHASERRLQKWVGIKSSKAANFPQHTFLGDHLNHLNVTKKWTVS, from the coding sequence ATGTTCCTGACGGTAGCTTTGTTCAAGAAGGGGATCCCTGGCAAGCAGTGGATCGGAAAGTACCGGAGGCCGCGGCAGGTGACCTGGCAGATGAAACGTAATATGATTGAGAGACTGGAGATCGAAGCTGCAAACGAGTACTGGCTGAGCCGGCCCTACATGACCAGGGAGCAGGAGCAGGGCCACGCCTCAGAGCGCCGTCTTCAGAAGTGGGTCGGTATCAAGAGCTCGAAAGCAGCTAACTTTCCACAGCACACGTTTTTGGGCGATCACCTCAACCACCTGAACGTCACCAAAAAGTGGACAGTATCTTAG